Part of the Neoarius graeffei isolate fNeoGra1 chromosome 15, fNeoGra1.pri, whole genome shotgun sequence genome is shown below.
ATTAAATACTGATTGACTGAGTGGATATCAAAGCCCTTCATAAAAACGCTGCTTTGCAGGAATAGGTCTTTTTAAAGTAAGGCCAACAGAGCAACCTGATTTTCACAGCTGTGCAGTATAGTTTCCCAAAGAAACCTGAAGAGATGCCATTTACCTCTGGAGCAGTCGCAGCCTTCCAAAGATAGCTGACATCGTCCACATGTCCATGAGAGGTGATCATCTTTTCATAAATGCATGGATGATATGGGGCTTTCCCCTCACCTGAGAAGTAAACATGTTCCTGGGGTGAAACCCCAACAGTGATTGCGCAGATGCCCATGAAAACATCATCGATGTGGAGAGAGGCATTAAGAGACAAAGTGGCCTGGTAAATTTTGGCGGCTACGTCTTCAGACACTACATAACCTGCTCCTGCTGTGTAGTCTGGGTAGGAGGACCATTGGTAGGTCTGGATAGGCATATAGTATTTGCTGTTCTTGCGTCGAACAGGAGGTGCTCCACGGTGAACGTGTCCCATCCAGAGATCCACAGCACCCTGTGCATTGAGCTCCTGGAGAGAGCGGACCAGGTTGGGCATGTGGACGAAGATGTCATCATCAGCAGACATTAAAAAACGAGCATGGGCACAGTTGGTGTGCGCCCAGCGGAATTGCAGCAGGAGTTTCACAGTCAGGTTGTGGAAAGTGTCCAGAAAATCTTGCTGCAGCAAGTCTCTGTGGATCTTGTCCTCAACCCGGAGCTGTTTCTGAATGGCACTTCGTTTGTGATCATCTGGGTGGACACCCATAACAAACACCACCTTCACATTGACACCCAGCTCCGTCTTGATGTAAGTCTGGTTCCCCCATGTGGAGCGAATTGCCTTCCTTCTGTTAAAGTTCTCCGGGGAGgttttaacaaatagaagcagcaGCACGTCCTTCTCTCTGCATGTCTCCTTGTGGTCTGTGAGGTATGGAAAGCTACCAAAACTAGTAGCCTCTTCACGGCTCACGCTGAAGGACTTGTTGATGAAGTCGTAGCTGTTGATCAGGTAACGGTAGGAGTAGGCCTTCACATGGCCCACAACGTGATGTTCCACCTGCTCCCAGCATAGCATGAGTGTCGAGAGGACACAACACATGGAAATTAGCTGTAGGAAATGAAATTTTCGAACCCTCCTGAAATTCAGAAACATTCTGATACCGTCACAACACCTCCCAATTCTTTCACTTCAAGGTAATCAAAAGTTCCTGCTCTTGAATTGAACTTGTCTGAGTTCCATTATagggcacacacacacgttgCAGATGTGCAGGGAAAAGGTGAGTGTGACCTCATTGTCTTGTTCTTAGTTTCCTCAACCAACAATAATGCTAGTTCACACCTGCTTTTTGTGCCTCAGCTTTTTCACCCAGTTTATTGGTGTACGTCTGCAACAAGGGACCAGCAGTCTGTGAAAAAATGAAATATTGTTTAACATTTTGAACTTGCAGTAACCACGACGTTGACCAGtggttactaaagatgaatgatgATTGATCAATAAACTGACATATACGGTACCTGTAGTATTTGAATTCTCAgacaaattagatgattttagacATGAATCTAGTTTGAACTAAATCTGTATGTCTGGTACATAAGGCATGAGGTTGTTTATGGTGAATTATTtatggcagggtttttttttttcagacatggCCACCATTTGTAAACTAGAAACTAAACCTGATACAGGGCTtttcacccccttttttttttttttttttagaatatgAAAGCAAATGCCAGCCTAGTTAAACAATAGAGGGCTTTAAAGAATAGAGTGCTTGAAAACATGGTAAGAGCTGTGTAAACATTTCGAGGACAAAAAAGATCATTAGAACAGCAAATCTGTGGAAAAGCAGACCATGAAGCAGTGGGGTCCCTTCAAAAGCATGGCCTTGTAATAATAGAGGTAGGAATCATCATCTTTCAA
Proteins encoded:
- the b3gnt5a gene encoding lactosylceramide 1,3-N-acetyl-beta-D-glucosaminyltransferase A produces the protein MFLNFRRVRKFHFLQLISMCCVLSTLMLCWEQVEHHVVGHVKAYSYRYLINSYDFINKSFSVSREEATSFGSFPYLTDHKETCREKDVLLLLFVKTSPENFNRRKAIRSTWGNQTYIKTELGVNVKVVFVMGVHPDDHKRSAIQKQLRVEDKIHRDLLQQDFLDTFHNLTVKLLLQFRWAHTNCAHARFLMSADDDIFVHMPNLVRSLQELNAQGAVDLWMGHVHRGAPPVRRKNSKYYMPIQTYQWSSYPDYTAGAGYVVSEDVAAKIYQATLSLNASLHIDDVFMGICAITVGVSPQEHVYFSGEGKAPYHPCIYEKMITSHGHVDDVSYLWKAATAPEVNGISSGFFGKLYCTAVKIRLLCWPYFKKTYSCKAAFL